The genome window ATCACTTCGTTACGCACCACGGAGGCTCTGACTACATTCCTTCTTACAACCTTTCTCCTTCTGCTCATCGATACTGCTTCAACCTTCTTCCTCATACACAACTTGTAAAGCTTCACTTCGTCATTGGGAGTCGCGTAATCTCATAGATTTGATACCAGACAGGAAGATAGCGACACGAATCGGGTACCCCTCCAAGAGCCGTTACCCCTCCCCACCCCGCCATCTTCAacctcactctcactcaaCCCTGACCTCGAATCCGAAGGTAGCCCATCATGACGACAAGATACAGAGTAGAGTGTAAGCAAATCAAAATGCCAACTCTCCATTGAGATAACCTCACCAACTAACGCTTGTACAGATGCTCTCAAGACCCACAGACGAGACCAGTTCATAGGTACGGCAGCATCCGCCAAGCTCATCGAGTCTCGTGACAAGTGTCTAGAGACTCACCTCGAAGCTGCGCCATAACGGCTCTCTTAGTCAAGTGACAGCTGGAGGAGAGAAGATCGTCAAGAATCTAGCCAGCAGCGAAGTCGCTGTCCCATTGTCTCCCCAGCTTATCATCGTCAGCCACCTTACGATCACCGCAATGTCCAATGCCTCACGATCAAGCTGTCTCTTAGCCGGCAACTAGCTAACCCTCACCTCCAGAATGGATTAAAGGTCTCCTGGCAGTCCCCTTTGTCCTCTACTCCCAGCCCACCGGCGTCTTCGACACGAGAGCGACGAGCATAGCCCGCATGGCAGAGGAATCCCACCGCCGCTACGCCGAAATCTTTCGCGACGTCGAGCACATGATAGACGACCACAGTAAGCTTCCTCCAGTCTCATCTCGCTGACTTTAGCTCATTCACTTCTCTCCCCTTTGAACCGAGTTGTCAAAGTTAACACACCCACAGTAACCCGTCAAGACGAAGACCTCCCCTCAAAACTGAAAATGCTCGTCCCCTCAGCAGGGCCCTTCTTCACCCGCCTCCCCCTCGAAGCAGCCTTCACCCTCATGGACGCAAAACGCCTCATCTCCTCCCGCCGCTACGTCTCCCCCTCCTTCAACGACGTCCGCCTCATCCTCAACGCCGCCCAAATCCTCGCCGTCACCAGTCCCAGCCCCAGTCCAAACccatccaccaccaccaccgtcaCCTCTCTCCAACTCGCAACCTTTGACGGAGACGTAACCCTCTACGACGACGGCGAATCCCTCCTTCCCACCTCCCCCCTCATTCCCCGCCTCCTCTCCCTCCTCCGCCGCGACATCAAAATCGGCATCGTCACAGCAGCAGGCTACACAACAGCAGACCGCTACTACGACCGCCTCCACGGCCTCCTCGACGCCATCGCCGCCGCGCCCGACCTATCCCCGATCCAAAAGGCCTCCATCGTCATCATGGGCGGCGAAGCAAACTACCTCTTCGAATACGACCCGTCCTCTCCGCACCTCCTGGCCCCCGTCCCGCAGGAGCAGTGGCTCACGCCCGAGATGGCATCCTGGTCCGACGCCGACATCTCCGCGCTCCTCGACGTCGCCGAGGGCGCCCTGCTCGAGTGCATCCGCACCCTCAACCTCCCCGCCACCCTCCTCCGCAAAGACCGCGCCGTCGGCATCGTGGCAACCGACCCGGCCGTCCGCATCCCGCGCGAGTCCCTCGAGGAAACCGTCCTCGTCGTCCAGAAAATCCTCGAGCTCTCCGCGCTGGGATCACCCGCCCAAGCAGCCGGCCACAGCACAATCGCGCCCTCTGCCCCTGCCTCTTCCACTGAACCGACTGCTGTTCGCCGCCGCGTCCCCTTCTGCGCCTTCAACGGCGGCCGCGACGTCTTCGTCGACATTGGCGACAAGTCGTGGGGCGTGACCGTCTGCCAGCGCTGGTTCGCCGCCAAGGCGGGACACCCAGAGACCCCCATCGCCGGCGAGAAGACGCTGCACATTGGCGACCAGTTCCTCAGCGCCGGCAGCAACGACTTCAAGGCCCGGAGCGTGGGTACCACTGCGTGGATCGCGAGTCCCGGGGAGACGGGCGAGCTTTTGGATGATTTGATCGCGAGGATTTGAAGACAAAAAGAGCGAGACACGGAAAGAaagaagaaagagagagagagagagagagagagtaaCAGAGGAGGCATGGTAATGATTTACCTCGGACAACGTTCTCCTCCCTCCCTTCTCTGGCTGCGTGACACCAGCCACCGATAACCCGATCCCCCACGAGACCTTGAGGCCATGCAAACGACGTCGAAAGAATAGCTTTGCCAGTCTCGAAGTAGTATTCGTCAAGGACAGGGAAAGGGCCAGAAGGGAGAGAGGACACGGGACTGCCGACGTAGAAGACGACCAGACGAGTTTCAGTAGCAGGTTCATCAGCAAGGCGTAACTCCGAAAGGGGAATTGCTGGCCTGCAGCTATAGAGAACGGGGGAAGGGAAAGGGATAAGAGGGGGGGAACATGCatattacgagctatatCAATATCAATTTTAATACCAATGTTTTGACATTGAAGATTGAATCAGTTGGCTTCTTACACGCGAACTCACTCCCTGTGACGATTTGATCACACCAGCTTGCAATCACAGGCATGAGAATGTGAACAATGTATGCGTTGACAAATAACGGTCAATGACCGTGGTAGCAATGTTTATTCTTGTTCGGCTATGCCTATACATCGCTTCTTGCAACCAACCTCCAGACATCACGCACCGGCCGTCTATCTAGTTGTTGCATTGCCAATGTGCTGATGGATCAGCCTAGGAACAAAGTTTCATATGCCTCCCTTCCACGACGTCTGTCGCGTCGATTCGTCCTTGCTACCACTTCTTCCCCTACCTAGGCGTCTGCGCCTCCATTGACACCGTATCCAttgggaaaaaaaaaaaaccaagCCAATTCGTGAGAAGGAATTCCAATCCTCCGGGGGGTATTGTGCATTTTTGTGTAAACACCGTGAAATCCGTGCCATGAGAAAAATCGAGTGATGCTGCTCCGTGGAGCACTGAGGGAACCCTTCCAGTCATCCTGTCTATCGCCGGGGAATTGAAAAGCAAGCCGCCCACCGTGTGGGAATATACATAGGAAAAGAGGTGAAAGGGGCTGGTCTATTGTGAAAAGCCAAAGCCAAGTGAGTGTAGAAGGTCCACAACTTTGTACAGAGAGGCGGATCGTATGTGCTGAATGGGATCGGAAATTATGAAAAATCTATGCGCGGGTTTCGGCTGTAGTGATGAGGAGAACTGGCTCCTGCGAAAAAGAGCAGTGTTGACTTGGTTCTGCGACGTTTAGAACATAGCGCCCAACGGAGCTCCAAAGTTGGTGCTCTGCTTGAGCTTGAGGGGAATGTCAATTTCCTCGAGCTTGCTCTGCGACTCGGAGACGTCGTCTCTATCCGAGGAAGAAGCTCTGTCGCTGGTCGAACCCTTGTCGCTGGCGGCATCTGTGTCCGCCTTCGCTACGTAGAGATTCTCTTTCGCCTCCAAAGGCTCTCCGACGAGTTCCGGAGTTGGCGCCTTCATGCAAGTGGGAACGGCGTCGGCGCCGCTGCTCACGTCTTCAAGTTTTTCGGACAAACGCTTGAAGAAGATTTCGTCATGAGCAGGGATGTTGCGAACCATCAAGGGGCCCTTCAGGGCAACGTCGTCTGCCGCCTCCAACGTGGGGAGGGGCTCATCGGTACCGCGATAAGCGTCATCCTGAAGATCGGATGAGTCTGCTCTAGCCCTGACATCATACAGCGTTGCCGGGTTCGAGCTCATGTCTGTCGGTGCCAAAGTCGGTGTAGAGCCTCCACTACCGTCAGCGACTGTCGGAACTTCTGTGCCAGGAGCTGTTCCCAGAACGGAGAGGGAATGGCTGGGCGTGTGGCCAGCGTGCATGACGAGCCTAGCAGGCTCGGGAGCGGCGAGCACCTCGAGGGTGTGTTCCTGAGTAGGGCTTCGCCTAGACTTGCCGGACTCTCCAGGCGGAGAGACGGCTCTGGAGGAGTTCTTTGAGTTTTCCGGAGTCATGCCGGAGTCGATGAATGTGCTCTTTTGAATAGCGGGTGCCTTGAGGGGGACGCCCTCAAGCTGAGGGTTGATAATTTGAATGTCGACAATGGGGACAGGCTCCTCGTCCTTGGGAGAGCCGAGGAAGTCGACGGGATCTGCGGTAGTGGGCTGCATGTTGGGGTTGAGTGGGATGAATGGCGAAGACTCTGGTTGCCTGGAAGGAGAAATCCGGGAACTACCAGGACTAATAAAGTGAGATCGGATCTGGGCTGGCGAGACGGAGGCTGAGGAAGA of Colletotrichum lupini chromosome 8, complete sequence contains these proteins:
- a CDS encoding IMP-specific 5'-nucleotidase, producing the protein MTTRYRVEYALKTHRRDQFIGLLAVPFVLYSQPTGVFDTRATSIARMAEESHRRYAEIFRDVEHMIDDHRPFFTRLPLEAAFTLMDAKRLISSRRYVSPSFNDVRLILNAAQILAVTSPSPSPNPSTTTTVTSLQLATFDGDVTLYDDGESLLPTSPLIPRLLSLLRRDIKIGIVTAAGYTTADRYYDRLHGLLDAIAAAPDLSPIQKASIVIMGGEANYLFEYDPSSPHLLAPVPQEQWLTPEMASWSDADISALLDVAEGALLECIRTLNLPATLLRKDRAVGIVATDPAVRIPRESLEETVLVVQKILELSALGSPAQAAGHSTIAPSAPASSTEPTAVRRRVPFCAFNGGRDVFVDIGDKSWGVTVCQRWFAAKAGHPETPIAGEKTLHIGDQFLSAGSNDFKARSVVFVKDRERARRERGHGTADVEDDQTSFSSRFISKA